A genomic region of Gymnogyps californianus isolate 813 unplaced genomic scaffold, ASM1813914v2 HiC_scaffold_84, whole genome shotgun sequence contains the following coding sequences:
- the LOC127029202 gene encoding butyrophilin subfamily 1 member A1-like isoform X2: MGYAALPSLVGKRGIFERSPHPINKRRKVDLPLLCPQDLCCGFKGVLQWLATVIICFSSTHNDPAGEIWPGGEDVVDAMAFFLKPRPRTWDLALDYHAAKQFEVDVTLDPATAGPEVILSEDLKVATWGRPGRRWPEGPGRFDTDPCMLGSEGFTSGRHYWEVEANGRFWAVGVARESVQRKGRVLFKPNTEIWGLQKYDELCVALTAPSNTSVPLLNGEIGVYLDYEVGQVSFYAVGSRQRIFTFPVASFSGERVFPYFCVLLSTIKLSPKG; this comes from the exons ATGGGTTACGCCGCCCTGCCGTCTTTGGTGGGGAAAAGGGGGATTTTTGAGCgctctccccatcccatcaACAAGAGAAGGAAAGTGGATTTGCCTTTGCTTTGCCCTCAGGATCTTTGTTGCGGATTTAAAGGTGTTTTGCAGTGGTTGGCCACGGTTATTATTTGCTTCTCATCTACCCATAACGATCCGGCTGGGGAAATTTGG CCGGGAGGGGAGGACGTCGTGGACGCGATGGCTTTCTTCCTCAAACCACGGCCGCGCACATGGGATCTTGCCCTGGACTACCACGCGGCAAAGCAGTTCGAAG TGGATGTGACCCTGGATCCGGCCACGGCGGGTCCCGAGGTGATCCTCTCTGAGGACCTCAAAGTGGCCACCTGGGGTAGACCTGGACGCCGGTGGCCTGAGGGTCCAGGCCGGTTCGACACGGATCCGTGCATGTTGGGCAGCGAGGGCTTCACCTCGGGCCGTCACTACTGGGAGGTGGAGGCCAACGGGCGCTTCTGGGCCGTTGGGGTGGCCCGCGAGTCGGTTCAGAGGAAAGGCCGGGTCCTCTTTAAACCCAACACCGAGATTTGGGGCTTGCAGAAGTACGACGAGCTCTGCGTGGCCCTGACGGCTCCTTCCAATACCTCCGTCCCGCTCCTCAACGGGGAGATCGGGGTCTACCTGGACTACGAGGTGGGACAGGTCTCCTTCTACGCCGTCGGCAGCCGCCAACGCATCTTCACCTTCCCCGTGGCCTCCTTCAGCGGAGAGAGGGTCTTCCCCTACTTCTGCGTGCTCCTCTCCACGATCAAACTGTCCCCCAAGGGTTGA
- the LOC127029202 gene encoding uncharacterized protein LOC127029202 isoform X1, giving the protein MGYAALPSLVGKRGIFERSPHPINKRRKVDLPLLCPQDLCCGFKGVLQWLATVIICFSSTHNDPAGEIWPGGEDVVDAMAFFLKPRPRTWDLALDYHAAKQFEGNQRRPERSKVPIPDVFWAASSEMSIGAGDPPAPPSVSLAPPSPTSISWLFHGQPCLEILHLSPTSISGFHLLAPPSPTWPGDPPFPTSISWLIHVQPGLEILHLQPPSLGSFMSNLAWRSSISNLHLLAHSCPTWPGDPSSPTSISSLFHLQPHHSSPFLLEKPPVKGIFGVCVLCAEVWLPIPSLFYSPVDVTLDPATAGPEVILSEDLKVATWGRPGRRWPEGPGRFDTDPCMLGSEGFTSGRHYWEVEANGRFWAVGVARESVQRKGRVLFKPNTEIWGLQKYDELCVALTAPSNTSVPLLNGEIGVYLDYEVGQVSFYAVGSRQRIFTFPVASFSGERVFPYFCVLLSTIKLSPKG; this is encoded by the exons ATGGGTTACGCCGCCCTGCCGTCTTTGGTGGGGAAAAGGGGGATTTTTGAGCgctctccccatcccatcaACAAGAGAAGGAAAGTGGATTTGCCTTTGCTTTGCCCTCAGGATCTTTGTTGCGGATTTAAAGGTGTTTTGCAGTGGTTGGCCACGGTTATTATTTGCTTCTCATCTACCCATAACGATCCGGCTGGGGAAATTTGG CCGGGAGGGGAGGACGTCGTGGACGCGATGGCTTTCTTCCTCAAACCACGGCCGCGCACATGGGATCTTGCCCTGGACTACCACGCGGCAAAGCAGTTCGAAGGTAACCAAAGGCGGCCGGAGAGGAGCAAAGTACCGATTCCTGATGTTTTCTGGGCTGCATCAAGTGAGATGTCCATCGGAGCTGGAGATCCTCCAGCTCCACCTTCTGTCTCCCTGGCTCCTCCATCTCCGACCTCCATCTCTTGGCTCTTCCATGGGCAACCCTGCCTGGAGATCCTCCACCTCTCTCCGACCTCCATCTCCGGCTTCCATCTCTTGGCTCCTCCATCTCCAACCTGGCCTGGAGATCCTCCATTTCCAACCTCCATCTCTTGGCTCATTCATGTCCAACCTGGCCTGGAGATCCTTCATCTCCAACCTCCATCTCTTGGCTCATTCATGTCCAACCTGGCCTGGAGATCCTCCATTTCCAACCTCCATCTCTTGGCTCATTCATGTCCAACCTGGCCTGGAGATCCTTCATCTCCAACCTCCATCTCTTCGCTCTTCCATCTCCAGCCTCACcactcttctccctttctccttgaAAAGCCACCAGTGAAGGGGATTTTTGGGGTGTGCGTCCTCTGCGCTGAAGTTTGGCTTCCGATCCCTTCTCTGTTTTACTCTCCAGTGGATGTGACCCTGGATCCGGCCACGGCGGGTCCCGAGGTGATCCTCTCTGAGGACCTCAAAGTGGCCACCTGGGGTAGACCTGGACGCCGGTGGCCTGAGGGTCCAGGCCGGTTCGACACGGATCCGTGCATGTTGGGCAGCGAGGGCTTCACCTCGGGCCGTCACTACTGGGAGGTGGAGGCCAACGGGCGCTTCTGGGCCGTTGGGGTGGCCCGCGAGTCGGTTCAGAGGAAAGGCCGGGTCCTCTTTAAACCCAACACCGAGATTTGGGGCTTGCAGAAGTACGACGAGCTCTGCGTGGCCCTGACGGCTCCTTCCAATACCTCCGTCCCGCTCCTCAACGGGGAGATCGGGGTCTACCTGGACTACGAGGTGGGACAGGTCTCCTTCTACGCCGTCGGCAGCCGCCAACGCATCTTCACCTTCCCCGTGGCCTCCTTCAGCGGAGAGAGGGTCTTCCCCTACTTCTGCGTGCTCCTCTCCACGATCAAACTGTCCCCCAAGGGTTGA